From a region of the Phaeodactylum tricornutum CCAP 1055/1 chromosome 4, whole genome shotgun sequence genome:
- the ATPase1-P5 gene encoding P5, P type ATPase (cation-transporting ATPase) has protein sequence MTFEYHRRRYVYDTTHNVWSKIRCKVDFDVSVLESWKGFTTPHRLVTGQIRYGPNLFQVKQPNFLDLYKAQLLNPFSVFQIFCVLLWAIDDYLIYSFFSLFMVLMFEGTVVFQRLKSMQMLQGMGNPSRLIYVFRSGRWTQVDSSGLLPGDIMSLTRRPPTVIEDDGGDVVPADLLLLRGSTVVNEASLTGESVPQMKEGMVELEANEHLSMKNKHKMNVAYAGTKMLLCQGVPLDDTTSDVYRHYSQIPSPPDQGCVCFVLRTGFASAQGKLVRMIEGSQEKVKGHERETGLLLLLLCVFAVASSAYVLYHGVQDENRSKYELLLHCILIITSVIRPELPMQMAMAVNNSLMTLMKMHVFCTEPYRVPMAGKLDSCLFDKTGTLTTDELVAVGVCEPHKLAIPKGKEEDADQHFLTPMSKLLNEAGLVLAGCHSLVVYDDETTGDPLEKASLTSMRWHLSTAAGKPIVLRSSGAQISEVEILCRHHFSSKLQRMSCVVRANSKQYSVAKGSPEAVGRLLASKPDGYDRQSEFLAKQGYRVIALAFKPLVSNTDVQNATETRAMCESDLIFAGFIAFTCMVRKDTASVLLRLKEGGMSVAMVTGDALLTAIHVAKELSKSYRPIAYLELTETGNLFWRSYDDGSKVCEFIADEIPSLSKGYDLATTGACLAAALEQDKEMSKVLEYIKVFARMTPDAKETVIECLHSVNALCLMCGDGANDVGALKQADVGVALLSGFGNLNVEKADEGETKKDENKGVQWAQFRAMKEFWKDEVENSKKVKKARGVEGSAATLASQFEDLDAGDIPMVKLGDASIAAPFTSKMPSIRSCVDIVRQGRCTLVSTIQMYQIMALQCLISSYSLSVLYLDGVKYGDSQMTAMGLLGSVSFMSVSRSKPLDKLSKVRPLTSIFHPALFSSLLGQFAIHLSTMLLAVYNAKTHLPPDYSPDLDGLFQPGILNTVVFLVSSVQQVSVFVVNLQGRPFMTGVTENTPLLWSLVATFILTFMFASETVPGLNRYFQLVAFPEESFRDFILLILVLDLLACFVWDRIMQFLFARDILLASFEGTSFKDVMKLGRTFAIVGFLMYSFLGSSDQWDELLAMEVGENSTNATSLSDDISLSQTVADAVNRTLDPFHEEF, from the exons ATGACCTTTGAATACCACCGTCGCCGATATGTGTATGATACGACTCACAATGTATGGTCCAAGATTCGTTGTAAAGTCGACTTTGATGTAAGCGTCCTAGAATCATGGAAAGGCTTTACAACTCCTCATCGTCTAGTGACCGGCCAAATTCGCTACGGACCGAACTTATTTCAAGTCAAACAACCCAATTTCTTGGATCTCTACAAAGCGCAATTACTGAACCCCTTTTCCGTCTTTCAAATCTTTTGCGTTCTACTCTGGGCTATTGATGATTATTTGATTTATTCCTTCTTCTCACTTTTCATGGTCCTGATGTTCGAAGGTACAGTGGTATTTCAACGTCTCAAGTCTATGCAAATGTTGCAAGGTATGGGCAATCCGTCGAGACTCATATACGTTTTTAGAAGTGGCCGGTGGACACAGGTTGATTCGAGTGGATTGCTGCCGGGTGACATAATGAGTCTGACCCGA CGTCCACCGACGGTCATTGAAGATGATGGAGGAGATGTTGTACCGGCAGATCTACTCTTGCTGCGCGGCTCCACCGTCGTGAACGAAGCCTCTTTAACAGGCGAATCTGTTCCACAAATGAAGGAAGGAATGGTTGAGCTAGAGGCCAACGAACACCTTAGTATGAAGAATAAGCACAAGATGAATGTGGCCTATGCCGGTACCAAAATGTTGTTGTGCCAGGGTGTGCCTCTGGACGACACTACATCGGATGTCTACAGACACTATTCTCAAATTCCGAGTCCACCTGATCAAGggtgtgtttgttttgttcTTCGGACAGGATTTGCCTCGGCTCAAGGCAAACTGGTCCGGATGATCGAAGGGTCACAGGAAAAAGTCAAAGGCCACGAACGAGAAACAGGCTTACTTCTGTTGCTCTTATGCGTTTTTGCCGTGGCTAGTTCAGCGTACGTTCTGTACCACGGCGTGCAAGATGAGAATCGCAGCAAGTACGAATTACTCTTGCATTGTATTCTGATCATTACGAGTGTTATTCGACCCGAACTACCCATGCAGATGGCCATGGCTGTCAACAACAGCCTTATGACACTTATGAAGATGCACGTCTTTTGCACTGAGCCATACCGTGTACCGATGGCGGGCAAGTTGGATTCTTGTTTGTTTGACAAGACGGGTACGCTGACGACGGATGAACTAGTGGCAGTGGGTGTTTGCGAGCCACACAAGCTTGCCATTCCAAAGGGTAAAGAAGAAGATGCCGATCAACACTTCTTGACACCAATGAGCAAGCTATTGAACGAAGCGGGGTTGGTTCTGGCCGGATGTCATTCTCTGGTTGTGTACGATGATGAGACGACGGGAGACCCTTTGGAAAAAGCGTCTTTAACGTCTATGCGTTGGCACTTATCGAC GGCAGCGGGCAAGCCAATCGTGTTGCGATCTTCTGGCGCGCAAATCTCGGAAGTGGAAATTTTGTGTCGTCATCACTTCAGTTCGAAACTTCAGCGTATGAGTTGTGTTGTCCGTGCAAATAGCAAACAGTATTCGGTTGCCAAGGGCTCGCCAGAAGCTGTTGGACGATTGCTTGCGAGTAAACCAGACGGGTACGATCGCCAGTCCGAGTTTCTTGCCAAGCAAGGTTATCGTGTCATCGCTCTAGCGTTTAAACCATTGGTCTCAAACACCGACGTTCAAAACGCTACTGAGACGCGTGCAATGTGCGAGTCTGACCTGATTTTTGCGGGGTTTATCGCTTTCACATGCATGGTTCGAAAGGACACAGCGTCGGTGCTGCTTCGACTCAAGGAAGGAGGTATGAGTGTAGCAATGGTGACCGGGGATGCGCTTTTGACTGCTATTCATGTAGCAAAAGAA CTGTCTAAATCTTATCGTCCGATTGCGTACTTGGAGCTCACCGAAACCGGTAACTTATTTTGGCGAAGTTATGACGATGGGAGCAAAGTGTGTGAATTTATTGCAGACGAAattccttctctttccaagGGTTATGATCTTGCCACCACCGGTGCTTGCCTGGCAGCGGCGTTGGAACAGGATAAAGAAATGTCCAAGGTCCTAGAATACATCAAAGTTTTTGCTCGTATGACGCCTGACGCAAAGGAAACTGTCATCGAATGTCTTCACTCGGTCAATGCCCTTTGCCTTATGTGTGGAGACGGTGCCAACGACGTTGGAGCGCTGAAACAGGCAGACGTAGGCGTCGCTCTTCTCTCTGGTTTCGGAAATTTGAATGTGGAAAAGGCAGATGAAGGCGAAACAAAGAAAGATGAGAACAAAG GAGTGCAATGGGCGCAATTCCGAGCCATGAAGGAGTTTTGGAAGGACGAAGTTGAGAACTCGAAAAAAGTCAAGAAGGCACGCGGCGTTGAAGGCTCGGCTGCGACACTGGCGTCTCAGTTCGAGGATCTCGATGCAGGTGATATTCCTATGGTCAAGCTCGGAGATGCCAGTATTGCTGCTCCATTCACAAGCAAGATGCCGAGTATTCGTAGCTGCGTCGACATTGTTCGACAAGGTCGGTGTACACTTGTCTCCACGATCCAGATG TACCAAATCATGGCGCTTCAATGTCTCATCAGTTCGTATTCTCTATCTGTTCTGTACCTTGATGGTGTCAAGTATGGTGACTCCCAAATGACGGCTATGGGTCTTCTTGGATCGGTGTCCTTTATGTCCGTTTCTCGATCCAAGCCGCTGGACAAATTGTCCAAAGTGCGTCCTTTGACGTCCATCTTCCATCCTGCATTATTCTCTAGCTTGCTTGGGCAATTTGCTATTCATTTATCGACTATGCTTTTGGCGGTGTACAACGCCAAAACGCATTTACCTCCGGATTACTCTCCCGACCTCGACGGTCTCTTCCAGCCAGGTATCTTGAATACGGTCGTCTTTTTGGTCAGCAGTGTCCAACAGGTTTCCGTCTTTGTAGTAAATCTACAAGGTCGTCCATTCATGACGGGCGTGACGGAAAATACACCACTGCTTTGGAGTCTAGTTGCAACATTTATTCTCACATTTATGTTTGCGAGCGAGACCGTTCCTGGCCTCAATAGGTACTTTCAATTGGTGGCCTTCCCGGAAGAAAGCTTCCGCGACTTTATTCTCCTCATTTTGGTGCTGGACCTGTTGGCCTGCTTTGTATGGGATCGCATCATGCAATTCCTTTTCGCTCGAGACATTTTGCTGGCAAGCTTCGAAGGCACTTCTTTCAAGGATGTTATGAAGCTAGGACGAACCTTTGCAATTGTTGGTTTCCTCATGTACTCTTTCCTTGGAAGCAGTGACCAGTGGGATGAGTTGTTGGCGATGGAAGTAGGCGAGAATTCCACCAATGCGACGAGTTTGTCGGACGATATATCGTTGAGCCAAACTGTGGCGGATGCCGTCAATCGGACTTTGGATCCCTTCCATGAAGAGTTTTAG
- a CDS encoding predicted protein, whose product MSLVASNGAVWEYMMLRRRPLPLPGTTVPVVHNSADEEEPRDSASTLKIHGKRQQTPFALRFPTYTSKLSVCVTVSVAGLLYLAFLWCETAQLLKAVTLLPAVVCAVLAIVCPGSQRILPSTIVATTLGAQLPQYIAAALASAALLWFGITTARDAIQIKRFKRTVAPPPTQVVISVLVLAGVMLTENFMIWVVSATFFPGQNPKTEPPPLQDNGQRLFQSLMQGFTKHQVVQLRRVWNVQWGLVSALGASFLVLDRYHPTRQLYAVGTRAIYTLSASRFVRTVSFLLTVVPSQVSGCFAQRFPSPPPTDVWEWIAVGFLPAAHGGCNDLIISGHATVTSTLACVAVSAHPSKVFGGCLVCLLLLDYSVEIYEGFHYSVDMWLGLVIVSLFWKVFSFWEDLPETKPANAPTSDATGFPQPEASLSNRDLAVYFASSTVSYLQVVVFPRSIVNGWIVVFVLSVAVCFVFMLRAKTSAEASTFQYYAQHILLCTLHMAFGVYL is encoded by the coding sequence ATGAGCTTGGTCGCCTCTAACGGAGCTGTCTGGGAGTATATGATGCTAAGAAGAAGACCCCTTCCTTTACCTGGAACTACAGTGCCGGTGGTGCATAATTCtgcggatgaagaagagCCACGAGACTCTGCTTCTACGCTCAAAATTCACGGCAAACGTCAACAGACGCCTTTCGCTTTACGCTTTCCCACATATACCTCCAAACTATCCGTGTGCGTTACCGTGAGCGTAGCGGGCTTACTTTACCTCGCTTTCCTGTGGTGTGAAACGGCTCAGCTTTTGAAAGCTGTGACGCTTTTACCCGCTGTGGTTTGTGCCGTTTTAGCAATCGTCTGCCCCGGTTCCCAACGCATTCTTCCATCGACAATCGTCGCCACCACCCTCGGCGCTCAGTTGCCTCAGTAcattgctgctgctttgGCCAGTGCTGCGCTTCTATGGTTTGGAATCACAACGGCACGTGACGCCATCCAAATAAAGAGATTTAAACGAACCGTGGCGCCTCCTCCAACGCAGGTTGTGATCAGTGTGCTTGTCCTCGCCGGGGTCATGCTTACCGAAAACTTTATGATCTGGGTCGTTTCAGCTACCTTTTTTCCCGGGCAGAATCCGAAAACTGAACCTCCACCACTTCAAGACAACGGGCAACGTCTCTTCCAATCTTTAATGCAGGGGTTCACAAAACATCAGGTGGTACAGTTGCGCCGGGTATGGAATGTTCAGTGGGGTTTGGTTTCGGCCCTCGGTGCTTCCTTTCTCGTCCTCGACCGCTACCATCCTACCAGACAACTTTACGCGGTGGGCACTCGAGCGATCTACACTCTGTCTGCCTCGCGCTTCGTTCGGACCGTTTCTTTTTTGCTGACAGTCGTTCCGTCTCAAGTTTCGGGTTGTTTTGCCCAACGCTTTCCGAGTCCTCCACCGACCGATGTTTGGGAATGGATTGCGGTAGGATTTTTGCCAGCCGCACACGGAGGATGTAACGATTTAATCATTTCTGGACACGCAACCGTTACCAGTACACTCGCCTGTGTGGCGGTGTCTGCGCACCCGAGCAAAGTTTTTGGAGGCTGCCTCGTCTGTTTGTTGCTATTGGACTACTCCGTCGAAATTTACGAAGGATTTCATTATTCAGTGGATATGTGGCTGGGCCTAGTAATCGTGAGCTTATTTTGGAAGGTTTTCTCTTTTTGGGAAGACTTGCCGGAAACGAAGCCAGCGAATGCACCGACTTCCGATGCAACGGGTTTCCCCCAGCCCGAAGCATCTTTGTCGAATCGTGATCTTGCCGTATATTTCGCTTCATCCACAGTGTCCTATCTCCAAGTGGTAGTCTTTCCACGTTCCATCGTAAATGGATGGATTGTAGTGTTTGTTCTATCAGTGGCGGTTTGCTTTGTATTCATGTTGCGAGCGAAGACGTCCGCAGAAGCATCTACCTTTCAGTACTATGCGCAGCACATACTACTGTGCACGCTGCATATGGCTTTCGGCGTGTACCTTTAA
- a CDS encoding predicted protein, translating into MKLLAAFSFLVAAVSANSWASAHRERAAQTAYVGRLMRGAVPTNNSQLRRLEQNNGQNMNYEIDISGYSVKFEQCQLVKSFDEDLAGQEDASTVLATKRFAIFRLCPNNACSSCNYNYGEYLVDLDTYLQATVEYLKDYQEEMCNTCNECQNTNDDQNNGGRQLQNNQNYNVDCSTCYTECQKIANMETNGYLDATNFLECQLIYSPQDDSVADLYAGPICASQGSKIKIGVFTDQYCTDLDASKDPDDYLVSEQGTQMKLSHALLKLTYMDTCISCKEPQNANNNDQGNDAQDADDVIEMCETLYNSGAKCETTHGFNNGVSNYNGYENQLAQEEVVCDFVQSLKSGTYDESGEIIVSGASSSIGGGNSTTGGQKFALCFFILGTIGLAVYAGVLHSKLTKGSVNFSSNGGNLA; encoded by the coding sequence ATGAAGCTGCTAGCCGCATTCTCGTTTCTGGTGGCCGCCGTCTCGGCCAACTCCTGGGCATCGGCACATCGCGAGAGGGCAGCCCAAACGGCTTACGTGGGTAGGCTGATGCGTGGGGCGGTACCCACCAACAACTCACAGCTTCGTCGTCTCGAACAGAACAACGGACAGAATATGAACTACGAGATTGACATTTCCGGATACTCGGTCAAGTTCGAGCAATGCCAGTTGGTGAAATCCTTCGATGAGGACCTTGCTGGACAAGAGGACGCTTCCACCGTTTTGGCGACCAAGCGATTCGCCATTTTCCGCCTCTGTCCCAACAATGCCTGTAGCAGCTGTAACTACAACTACGGAGAATACCTCGTAGATCTCGATACATACCTACAGGCTACGGTGGAATATTTGAAGGACTACCAGGAAGAAATGTGCAACACGTGTAACGAATGCCAGAATACTAATGACGATCAAAACAACGGCGGCCGCCAACTCCAGAACAACCAGAACTACAACGTCGACTGCTCTACGTGCTACACCGAATGTCAGAAGATTGCCAACATGGAGACCAATGGATACCTGGATGCTACCAACTTTTTGGAGTGCCAATTGATTTACAGTCCCCAGGACGATTCCGTTGCTGACTTGTACGCCGGACCCATCTGCGCCAGTCAAGGGTCCAAAATCAAGATTGGTGTCTTTACGGACCAGTACTGTACCGACCTCGATGCTAGTAAGGATCCCGATGACTATCTCGTCAGTGAACAGGGAACCCAAATGAAGCTCTCTCACGCCCTTTTGAAATTGACGTACATGGACACATGCATCTCCTGCAAGGAACCCCAGaatgccaacaacaacgaccaaggTAACGACGCGCAGGACGCCGATGATGTCATCGAAATGTGTGAGACATTATACAACTCTGGTGCCAAGTGCGAAACCACACATGGGTTCAACAACGGTGTCTCCAACTACAACGGATACGAAAACCAGTTGGCACAGGAAGAAGTGGTATGCGACTTTGTCCAATCCCTGAAATCTGGAACTTACGATGAGTCGGGCGAGATCATTGTATCAGGCGCCTCCAGCTCGATCGGCGGAGGCAATTCGACAACGGGCGGACAAAAATTCGCCCTGTGTTTCTTTATTCTCGGAACCATTGGATTGGCAGTCTACGCCGGTGTATTGCACTCCAAGCTAACGAAGGGTAGCGTCAATTTTTCCTCCAACGGTGGAAACCTTGCATAA
- a CDS encoding predicted protein: MKLALALLSYLVVSLAAPVVVVVATPQLHELEDIPADSTLGMKLLANARQLDQNNAAYESTWISGYSIKFQGCHHISQWNEQANGNDDVRIATKRLVRFRLCPTGSCSSSSAKGCSGGYGDYIIDMNTYLAAYIEAKQEYQQFRCDYLYNYVCQCDNNGDDNYSQEKCLWDCYAGHNMDGVCMENNPYNANNGGNNAQQFNLGNYMYCAQASFNAAYYVGPYCASQGGSIYLGVFTDDACTTFADNSGGRETYYQLAGDDLPYGKANLVDMDCFSCQEPAENNNDGNDAQDADTVADVCETIYTAAGKCESNLPSGTSYSPNTSACNYMEGIKIVRKDGTVVTAEAKANKTASVFIGLFIVAFVLLSAYVYYLKTKLDRASINLAE; this comes from the coding sequence ATGAAATTGGCGCTTGCCCTGCTTTCCTACCTCGTAGTGTCGTTAGCCGCgccggtggtggtggtggtggcgacgCCACAGCTTCACGAACTCGAGGACATTCCCGCCGACTCCACTCTGGGCATGAAACTGCTAGCCAACGCTCGTCAGCTGGACCAGAATAATGCGGCTTACGAAAGTACGTGGATCTCGGGATATTCCATCAAGTTTCAGGGATGTCACCACATCTCGCAATGGAACGAACAGGCCAACGGTAACGACGATGTCCGTATTGCTACCAAGCGTCTCGTGCGTTTCCGATTGTGTCCGACGGGCTCGTGCTCGAGCTCCTCCGCCAAGGGTTGCAGTGGAGGCTACGGTGACTACATTATTGATATGAACACGTACTTGGCTGCCTACATTGAAGCCAAGCAGGAGTATCAACAGTTCCGGTGCGATTACCTGTACAACTACGTCTGTCAATGCGACAACAATGGCGACGACAACTATTCCCAAGAAAAGTGCTTGTGGGATTGCTACGCGGGGCACAACATGGATGGAGTGTGTATGGAAAACAACCCTTACAACGCAAACAATGGTGGTAACAACGCACAGCAATTCAACCTGGGGAATTACATGTATTGTGCACAAGCCAGCTTTAACGCAGCATACTACGTCGGACCGTACTGTGCTAGCCAGGGAGGGTCTATTTACCTAGGCGTTTTTACCGATGACGCATGCACGACCTTTGCCGATAATTCGGGTGGACGAGAAACCTACTACCAGCTTGCTGGTGATGATCTACCCTACGGAAAAGCCAACCTCGTTGATATGGACTGTTTTAGTTGTCAAGAACCCGCCGAGaacaacaacgacggaaACGATGCGCAAGATGCCGATACTGTGGCGGATGTTTGCGAAACAATCTACACCGCGGCCGGAAAATGCGAATCCAACCTGCCCTCTGGTACATCCTACTCACCTAACACCTCCGCCTGTAACTACATGGAGGGTATCAAAATTGTACGCAAGGATGGGACCGTTGTTACTGCTGAGGCTAAGGCCAACAAGACTGCTTCTGTTTTTATTGGTCTCTTTATTGTGGCATTCGTTCTGCTGTCGGCGTACGTTTACTACCTCAAGACTAAGCTGGACCGGGCGTCTATCAATCTGGCAGAGTAA
- a CDS encoding predicted protein has translation MGLVILNGKRFEDNDFVINFDDACLYGRDVQLLESSTGWLNDTCIHYYFRRLASKDNSRSIFLDPSVVSFLMHQCDDNDDLVDISRGYDNWTCSRLFVPINDNLSSENWTTPGAGTHWSLLVIVPAQSPLYLHMDSVPGSKNALTAQAVAEKWEEAYWLTLPYQNERAIRVQELDVPSQRNGNDCGMHVLAAVRALQGVEAEASVAVYRAKLADTLEKDLSKNTMFMKDFRREIVDEIASFVS, from the coding sequence ATGGGATTGGTCATCCTAAATGGCAAGCGATTCGAGGACAACGATTTTGTCATTAATTTCGATGACGCCTGTCTGTATGGAAGAGATGTGCAACTGCTGGAATCCTCGACTGGCTGGTTGAACGATACGTGCATTCATTACTACTTCCGGCGCCTGGCCTCTAAGGATAATTCGAGATCCATCTTTCTAGACCCATCCGTCGTCTCGTTCCTGATGCATCAGTGTGACGATAACGACGACCTTGTGGACATTTCGCGAGGGTACGACAATTGGACTTGTTCCAGACTGTTTGTACCCATCAACGACAACTTGTCGTCGGAGAACTGGACGACACCCGGGGCCGGAACACATTGGAGCTTGTTAGTGATTGTACCAGCGCAGTCACCTCTCTACCTGCACATGGATTCAGTTCCGGGATCCAAGAATGCACTGACCGCGCAAGCGGTGGCCGAAAAATGGGAAGAGGCCTATTGGCTGACATTGCCCTATCAGAACGAAAGAGCAATTCGTGTACAGGAACTGGATGTACCAAGCCAACGCAACGGGAACGATTGCGGAATGCACGTGCTGGCAGCTGTCCGTGCGCTACAAGGTGTTGAGGCGGAGGCATCTGTAGCAGTTTATCGAGCGAAGCTTGCGGATACGCTGGAAAAGGATCTGTCCAAAAATACAATGTTCATGAAGGACTTTCGACGAGAAATTGTCGATGAAATTGCCTCCTTTGTTTCGTAG
- a CDS encoding predicted protein gives MAVQIFNETKASTRLHFVATFGLAKALANAMSGSLADTLGRKPVLILGCLVGLPVMPYVIVANSWSGVTLMNVLFGLSQGLLGSSLFFLLIDLMGSRRRGIAVGMGESTIYVSTAIVNVLAGRLASVYGFRPVPFYVATSISVLGLLSTIPLQDTLDQVRAEQTESERINRKKYARLLSTQPSKLDEERIDTPNCTDRSRLDTTNCGIGETYGSVDEGYVSPWRMSTHTLDTTDKEAVKENDGDMETQPMTAFSFATSCYVSTSRRDQRTSSGPLRSVKMLKSPETSLSSLLLKNRSYVALCFGGMSLNFKDGFCWGSFPVFFKHEHGLSDVRTDWLIAIYPLCWGSAQAFTGALSDRFGRKSFLVAGVGCCAVSMVIYVLPSYCWGVAAGSKHFHVWVAADVLLGFGTALAYPALQAGAADEVDPAYRGLALGFYRFSRDMGYVLGAIVCGPLTDAIGYEDTFLVNGTVLCLAFILLLVFYSDDQSEQTFEFSTATDATFKPSPFTAGKSRILTAGISDSW, from the coding sequence ATGGCTGTGCAGAttttcaacgaaacaaaagcgTCGACGCGGCTCCATTTTGTCGCCACGTTTGGTCTAGCCAAAGCCCTTGCCAACGCCATGAGTGGTAGTCTGGCTGATACGCTTGGCCGGAAACCAGTACTGATTTTGGGCTGCTTGGTAGGCTTGCCCGTAATGCCCTACGTTATTGTGGCGAATTCTTGGAGCGGCGTTACACTCATGAATGTTCTCTTTGGACTGTCACAAGGGTTGCTAGGCTCTtcgcttttctttttattAATTGATCTAATGGGATCACGTCGTAGGGGAATCGCTGTGGGTATGGGAGAATCAACAATTTACGTTTCGACTGCCATTGTAAACGTTCTTGCAGGGCGACTTGCTTCAGTGTACGGGTTTCGACCTGTTCCTTTTTATGTGGCAACCTCAATAAGCGTGTTGGGACTTTTGTCGACCATACCCCTGCAAGATACTTTGGATCAAGTGAGGGCCGAACAAACAGAATCCGAACGGATCAATCGGAAGAAGTATGCTCGGTTACTGAGTACCCAGCCCAGTAAGCTGGACGAAGAGCGAATAGACACTCCAAATTGCACTGATCGTAGCCGTCTCGATACCACCAATTGCGGCATCGGCGAGACTTATGGTAGTGTAGATGAAGGTTACGTTTCCCCGTGGCGGATGTCGACGCACACGCTGGATACGACTGATAAGGAAGCGGTGAAGGAAAATGACGGTGACATGGAGACTCAACCGATGACCGCATTTTCATTTGCTACTTCTTGCTATGTGTCAACCAGCCGCAGGGATCAGCGGACCAGTTCTGGCCCTCTACGTTCTGTTAAGATGTTGAAGTCGCCAGAGACGAGCTTAAGCTCACTTCTTTTAAAGAATCGGAGCTACGTCGCTCTTTGCTTCGGAGGCATGTCGTTGAACTTCAAAGACGGTTTTTGTTGGGGTTCATTCCCGGTCTTCTTCAAACATGAACATGGCTTGAGTGACGTGCGAACTGATTGGTTGATTGCTATCTATCCTTTATGTTGGGGCAGTGCCCAAGCTTTTACTGGGGCTTTATCTGATCGTTTTGGTCGCAAATCATTCCTGGTAGCAGGGGTAGGATGCTGTGCGGTTTCAATGGTCATCTATGTACTTCCTTCGTATTGCTGGGGTGTAGCGGCAGGTTCCAAGCACTTTCATGTTTGGGTGGCCGCGGATGTGTTGTTAGGATTTGGGACCGCATTGGCATATCCGGCACTACAAGCTGGTGCGGCCGATGAGGTAGATCCTGCCTACCGCGGACTCGCACTCGGATTCTACCGCTTCAGTAGAGATATGGGCTACGTACTTGGAGCGATCGTTTGTGGCCCTCTTACGGATGCGATTGGCTACGAGGACACATTTCTGGTGAATGGAACCGTACTTTGCCTTGCTTTTATATTACTGCTTGTGTTCTATTCAGACGATCAGTCTGAACAAACCTTTGAATTCAGTACTGCCACAGATGCAACTTTTAAGCCTTCCCCTTTTACCGCAGGGAAATCACGAATACTAACCGCCGGGATTTCAGATTCATGGTGA